One part of the Chloroflexota bacterium genome encodes these proteins:
- a CDS encoding MoxR family ATPase: MQLKDIQILFRRLRQEAEKVIVGQEESFELLVVALLTGGHVLLEGVPGTAKTLMAKTLAQLVQAKFTRVQFTPDLMPSDILGTSVFDLASGRFNLKKGPIFTQILLADEINRSPAKTQSALLEAMEERQVNLDGERHLLDAPFMVIATQNPVEYEGTYPLPEAQLDRFLFKVLVPYSPLDTEVEVLRRYHHGFDAHDLEAAGLKPFIPAEAVAQARQVIKEVLVEDGILNYIARLTAASRQSPDIVLGASTRAATHILLASKTYAALQGRDYVTPDDVKFVALPICRHRILLKPEAEIEGLDADAVIRRLLGQVEVPR, encoded by the coding sequence ATGCAACTCAAAGACATCCAAATTCTGTTTCGTCGCTTGCGGCAGGAGGCCGAGAAAGTCATCGTCGGCCAGGAAGAGTCGTTTGAACTTTTGGTGGTCGCCCTCCTCACCGGCGGCCACGTTTTGCTCGAAGGCGTGCCTGGCACGGCCAAGACGCTGATGGCGAAAACGCTGGCCCAACTGGTGCAAGCCAAATTCACCCGCGTCCAGTTCACCCCCGACCTGATGCCGTCCGACATTTTGGGCACGAGCGTGTTCGACCTTGCCAGCGGGCGCTTCAATCTCAAGAAGGGGCCAATCTTCACTCAAATCCTGCTGGCCGACGAGATCAACCGCTCGCCGGCCAAGACTCAATCGGCGTTGTTGGAAGCGATGGAGGAGCGGCAGGTGAATCTGGATGGCGAGCGCCACCTGCTCGATGCGCCCTTCATGGTCATCGCCACTCAGAACCCGGTCGAGTACGAAGGCACGTACCCTCTGCCCGAGGCGCAACTGGATCGCTTCCTGTTCAAAGTGCTGGTTCCCTACTCGCCGCTGGACACCGAAGTGGAAGTTCTGCGCCGCTATCATCACGGCTTCGACGCTCACGATTTGGAAGCGGCTGGACTGAAGCCGTTCATCCCGGCAGAGGCGGTTGCCCAGGCCCGCCAGGTGATCAAGGAAGTGCTCGTCGAAGACGGCATCTTGAATTACATCGCCCGTCTCACCGCCGCCAGCCGCCAGTCGCCCGACATCGTGCTGGGGGCCAGCACCCGCGCCGCCACGCACATCCTGCTCGCCTCCAAAACATACGCCGCTTTGCAAGGCCGCGACTACGTCACGCCCGACGACGTGAAGTTTGTGGCTCTGCCCATTTGCCGCCACCGCATCCTGCTCAAGCCCGAAGCCGAGATCGAAGGGCTGGACGCCGACGCGGTCATTCGCCGCCTGCTCGGCCAGGTGGAAGTGCCTCGCTGA
- a CDS encoding DUF4350 domain-containing protein encodes MKLSRDSRLAIGLFVVLAILTVLAAIGQTQQEVPPALASSSTAPDGARALWLWLDELGYQPDDQALEIFRVPNETGLMLMLEPVVGVTPGEWELIDQWIEDGGTLVVAGDGVAAAFAARHYDFTLAYLSAEATALAAQAPLLNSPPLTAPATVRAFAYFETERSDFATLLAVEGGPVVVSFEKGAGRVIVSATAYPFSNAGLKEPGNPALALNLISAARRSGAIWFDEWHHGLRSTRADLAGPTDWLFAAPAGRSLLFVAVVIFLALLFSGRRFGRPVPLAKDITRRAPLEYITAIANLNRRAGHRRAVLRQYHHSLKRALGHRYRLPPALPDPEYAARLASYDPACNEKALLDLLARLSRRNVSENEMIQLAAEVAGWVKDT; translated from the coding sequence ATGAAACTCTCACGCGACTCGCGGCTGGCGATTGGCTTGTTTGTGGTGCTGGCGATCCTCACCGTCCTCGCCGCCATCGGTCAGACCCAACAGGAAGTTCCGCCGGCGCTGGCCAGCAGTTCAACCGCACCGGACGGCGCGCGCGCGCTGTGGCTGTGGCTCGACGAACTTGGCTATCAGCCCGACGATCAGGCGCTTGAAATATTCAGAGTGCCGAACGAGACCGGGTTGATGTTGATGCTGGAGCCGGTGGTGGGCGTTACGCCGGGCGAGTGGGAGTTGATTGATCAGTGGATTGAGGATGGCGGCACGCTGGTGGTGGCCGGTGATGGGGTGGCCGCCGCCTTTGCCGCCCGCCACTACGATTTCACTTTGGCTTATCTGAGCGCCGAAGCCACCGCGCTGGCGGCGCAAGCGCCGCTCTTAAACTCGCCGCCACTCACGGCCCCGGCCACTGTTCGCGCCTTCGCTTACTTTGAAACGGAGCGCAGTGATTTTGCCACTCTGCTGGCTGTCGAGGGCGGGCCGGTGGTGGTGTCGTTTGAGAAAGGGGCGGGGCGGGTGATTGTCAGCGCGACGGCTTACCCGTTCTCCAACGCCGGTTTAAAAGAGCCGGGCAACCCGGCGCTGGCGCTCAATCTCATCTCTGCCGCCCGCCGCTCCGGCGCGATCTGGTTCGACGAATGGCATCACGGTCTGCGATCCACTCGCGCCGATCTGGCCGGCCCAACCGACTGGCTGTTTGCCGCGCCCGCCGGGCGGTCATTGTTGTTTGTGGCCGTCGTCATCTTTTTAGCTTTGCTGTTCAGTGGCCGCCGCTTTGGCCGCCCCGTGCCTCTGGCAAAAGACATCACCCGGCGCGCACCGCTCGAATATATCACCGCCATTGCCAACCTCAACCGCCGGGCCGGGCATCGGCGGGCGGTCTTGCGCCAGTATCATCATTCGCTCAAACGCGCGCTGGGGCATCGCTACCGCCTGCCGCCCGCGTTGCCCGATCCTGAATACGCCGCCCGGCTGGCCTCGTACGACCCAGCCTGCAACGAGAAGGCGCTGTTGGATTTGCTGGCCCGGCTCTCGCGGCGCAACGTGAGCGAGAATGAAATGATCCAGCTTGCGGCAGAGGTCGCCGGCTGGGTGAAGGACACGTAA
- a CDS encoding response regulator transcription factor — protein sequence MRVLIVEDERKISAYVKRGLEEQGYAVDAAFTGREALDWADTVTFDVIVLDILLPELDGLAVCRELRKRGVRAPILMLTARDAVDDRVAGLDAGADDYLVKPFALKELLARLRALTRRAADAPKSALLEIGDLSLDTLTHRVKRGGKLIELTAKEYAVLECLMREPERVLTRTMIAEHVWNYDVFNQSNVVDVYIRNLRRKIDDGFEVKLIHTIRGAGYRLSAEDDEAA from the coding sequence ATGCGCGTATTGATTGTCGAAGACGAACGAAAAATTTCAGCCTACGTCAAACGCGGCCTTGAAGAGCAAGGCTACGCAGTTGACGCCGCTTTCACCGGGCGTGAAGCACTGGATTGGGCGGACACGGTGACGTTCGATGTCATTGTGCTGGATATTCTGTTGCCAGAACTCGACGGTCTGGCCGTCTGCCGCGAATTACGAAAGCGCGGAGTCCGCGCGCCGATCCTCATGCTCACGGCCCGCGACGCGGTGGACGATCGGGTAGCCGGGCTGGACGCTGGCGCAGACGACTATCTCGTCAAACCATTTGCTCTCAAAGAACTATTGGCTCGCCTGCGCGCGCTCACCCGTCGCGCCGCCGATGCGCCAAAATCGGCGCTATTGGAGATCGGCGATCTGAGTCTCGACACCCTCACCCACCGGGTCAAACGCGGCGGCAAATTGATTGAACTCACCGCCAAAGAATATGCCGTGTTGGAATGTCTGATGCGCGAGCCGGAGCGTGTCCTGACCCGCACTATGATTGCCGAGCATGTTTGGAATTACGATGTCTTCAATCAATCCAATGTGGTGGATGTTTACATCCGCAACCTGCGCCGGAAGATTGACGATGGCTTCGAGGTGAAACTGATCCACACCATTCGTGGGGCAGGCTATCGCCTGTCGGCAGAGGACGATGAAGCGGCTTAG
- a CDS encoding HAMP domain-containing protein, with protein MKRLRTLRARFALWVAALLLAVLVAFGALVYFSLARDLSAAIDDSLQLSASQAIAAVNIENGQINFADSIPENPTVTTTGERDLTIRIFNPGGQIIQASGEFSAWPATAASITAARQQRSTFETLADPKEQILVRFYTGPIIENGQLIGIVQVAQDLEDVQKTLNRLLQALLIGGPLLVLVAAFGGYFLAARALAPIDQIIHTARRISAEDLSARLNLPATDDEVGRLATTFDAMLARLDESFKRERQFTADASHELRTPLAAMQAILGVIREERRTPEDYEQALSDISEEADRLRALTEDLLQLARGDTQSPAAYAKIDLSALLNDVADSLRPLAEAKGLALNCNIPNGLFLSGEMDGLIRLFVNLVENAVKYTDDGAITLSAQAEADQLRIIVADTGPGIPPEHLPRIFDRFYRVDASRTQRGAGLGLAIALDIARAHGGAIEVSSTLGAGSAFTVQLPGLR; from the coding sequence ATGAAGCGGCTTAGGACTCTGCGCGCCCGTTTTGCCTTGTGGGTGGCGGCCTTGCTTTTAGCCGTCCTCGTCGCCTTTGGCGCGCTGGTTTACTTCAGCCTGGCGCGTGACTTGTCGGCGGCCATAGACGACTCGCTGCAGTTGAGCGCCTCGCAAGCCATCGCCGCGGTGAACATTGAAAACGGCCAAATCAACTTCGCCGACAGCATTCCCGAAAACCCGACTGTAACCACAACCGGTGAGCGCGATTTGACCATTCGCATCTTCAACCCTGGCGGGCAGATCATTCAGGCATCCGGGGAGTTTAGCGCCTGGCCGGCCACCGCCGCGAGCATTACTGCCGCCCGACAACAACGCTCAACTTTTGAAACCCTGGCCGACCCCAAGGAGCAAATTCTCGTGCGCTTCTACACGGGGCCTATTATCGAGAACGGCCAACTCATTGGCATCGTTCAAGTGGCCCAGGACCTGGAAGATGTGCAAAAAACTCTCAACCGCTTGTTGCAGGCCTTACTCATCGGCGGGCCGTTATTGGTCCTGGTGGCCGCGTTCGGCGGCTATTTCCTTGCCGCTCGCGCCCTGGCCCCGATTGACCAAATCATTCACACGGCTCGGCGTATCTCTGCCGAAGATTTATCGGCCCGGCTCAACCTGCCTGCCACCGACGATGAAGTCGGGCGGCTGGCGACAACCTTTGACGCCATGCTGGCGCGGTTGGATGAGTCATTCAAACGCGAGCGGCAGTTCACCGCCGACGCCTCACACGAACTCCGCACGCCCTTGGCCGCCATGCAAGCCATTCTCGGCGTCATTCGCGAAGAGCGCCGCACCCCCGAAGACTACGAGCAAGCCCTCAGCGACATATCCGAAGAGGCCGACCGCCTGCGCGCCCTGACAGAAGATTTATTGCAACTGGCGCGCGGCGACACTCAGTCGCCTGCCGCTTACGCGAAAATTGATTTATCGGCGTTGCTCAACGATGTTGCCGACTCACTCCGCCCACTGGCCGAAGCCAAAGGACTGGCGCTTAATTGCAACATTCCCAATGGCTTATTCCTCTCCGGCGAGATGGACGGGTTGATTCGGCTGTTTGTGAATCTGGTAGAGAACGCTGTCAAGTATACCGACGACGGCGCGATCACCCTCTCAGCCCAGGCCGAGGCCGATCAGCTCCGGATCATTGTGGCCGACACCGGCCCCGGCATCCCCCCGGAGCATCTCCCCCGCATCTTTGATCGTTTTTATCGCGTGGACGCCTCGCGCACTCAACGCGGCGCAGGCCTGGGCCTGGCCATTGCGCTGGACATTGCCCGCGCGCACGGCGGCGCGATTGAAGTGAGCAGTACTCTGGGCGCAGGATCAGCATTCACCGTACAACTGCCCGGATTAAGATAA
- a CDS encoding DUF4129 domain-containing protein produces MRRYLSLVALVLLGLIVGPAQAGDSPLPLDEYWRRLQDTQTLVTTLQGESPESAAPKLVTAATEWEAVTAVSLPDGSVVAVDHTFLVTQLRANPPDLKKLNDLLAAMRSTHDAWPPPKHNAQDIRALENILARPEFQWQTDQPSLLEQWWRKLQEAFWRFVARLLPDQMIIDGNALGYIITGLGTLALLLVLAFAARSLFAGFAAEAEATLDGSDADEILTAETALKRAQTLSASGDYRAAVRYLYLSTLLLLDERGLLRYDRSLTNREYLRSVAHLPEVAGVLRDVVEVFDRVWYGYQPLDDASYSQFAARVAELRRQK; encoded by the coding sequence GTGAGACGCTACCTCTCGTTAGTGGCGCTGGTCTTGCTGGGGCTGATAGTCGGCCCGGCCCAGGCCGGTGACTCGCCACTGCCGCTCGACGAATACTGGCGAAGACTCCAAGACACGCAGACTCTGGTGACGACTCTGCAAGGGGAATCGCCAGAGTCCGCCGCCCCCAAACTGGTGACCGCCGCCACTGAGTGGGAGGCCGTCACTGCCGTGTCCCTGCCCGACGGGTCAGTCGTCGCCGTTGATCACACTTTCCTCGTTACCCAACTTCGCGCCAATCCACCCGATCTCAAAAAACTAAACGACCTGCTCGCCGCCATGCGTTCGACTCATGACGCCTGGCCGCCGCCCAAGCACAACGCGCAAGACATTCGCGCGCTGGAAAACATTTTGGCCCGGCCCGAATTTCAATGGCAAACGGATCAGCCGTCACTGCTGGAGCAATGGTGGCGAAAGTTGCAAGAGGCCTTCTGGCGCTTCGTGGCCCGGCTCTTGCCGGATCAGATGATTATTGATGGCAATGCGCTGGGCTACATCATCACCGGGCTGGGAACGCTGGCGCTGTTGTTGGTTCTGGCGTTCGCGGCCCGCAGTCTGTTCGCCGGCTTTGCGGCCGAGGCCGAAGCAACACTCGACGGAAGCGACGCCGACGAAATACTGACTGCCGAGACTGCCCTCAAGCGAGCGCAAACGCTGTCGGCCAGCGGCGATTATCGCGCCGCCGTGCGTTACTTGTATCTCTCCACCCTGCTGTTGCTCGACGAGCGCGGGCTGTTGCGCTACGACCGCTCGCTCACCAACCGCGAATATTTGCGGAGCGTGGCTCACCTGCCCGAAGTGGCCGGTGTCTTGCGCGATGTGGTCGAAGTGTTCGACCGTGTCTGGTACGGCTACCAGCCGTTGGACGACGCCAGTTATTCACAGTTTGCCGCCCGCGTGGCAGAACTGCGCCGCCAGAAATGA
- the mazG gene encoding nucleoside triphosphate pyrophosphohydrolase, with translation MITILGLGPGNPNHLTREAWDALISATEIYARTARHPTLDGLPSTLTVHSFDDIYDATEKFEEVYRQIVERVLELGRRPEGVIYAVPGHPAVGEATVEGIRKRAAEMNLPVRLIAGLSFVEPSLLALNVDALPGLFVADALDLATRAHPSFSPDTPALVAQLYSAGLASDVKLTLMNQYNDDHEVALVHAVGTPDERVEWLPLHEIDHSEHISHLSSLFISPITRPGSFETFQNTIARLRAPDGCPWDREQTHQTLRSHLLEEAYETLAALDAGDPQMLREELGDLLLQVVLQTQIAIDDGEFHMADVIGDINAKLIRRHPHVFGDLKVSGAGEVLANWEKLKEQERAGNSEKKKNGLLSSIPAALPALAQAHTYQSRAARVGFDWPDVSGVKAKIHEEMAEIESAEGEKARAEEMGDLLFAIVNWTRWLNIDPEVALREANEKFAKRFAYVEAGAKAQGRELSALTLEEMDVLWEEAKRM, from the coding sequence ATGATCACCATACTCGGCCTCGGCCCCGGCAACCCAAATCACCTCACCCGTGAAGCGTGGGACGCGCTCATCAGCGCCACAGAAATCTATGCCCGCACCGCCCGTCATCCAACTCTGGACGGCTTGCCCTCCACGCTTACCGTTCACTCGTTCGACGACATTTACGATGCGACCGAAAAGTTTGAAGAGGTGTACCGGCAGATTGTCGAGCGCGTGCTGGAACTTGGCCGGCGGCCCGAAGGCGTGATTTACGCCGTGCCCGGCCACCCGGCTGTGGGCGAAGCGACGGTGGAAGGGATTCGCAAACGCGCCGCCGAGATGAACTTGCCGGTGCGCCTCATCGCCGGACTCAGCTTTGTGGAGCCGTCTCTGCTGGCGTTGAACGTGGACGCGCTCCCCGGCCTTTTCGTCGCCGACGCCCTCGATCTGGCAACTCGCGCTCATCCTTCGTTCAGCCCCGACACGCCCGCCCTCGTCGCCCAACTCTACAGCGCCGGCCTGGCCTCGGACGTGAAGCTGACGCTGATGAATCAGTATAACGATGATCACGAAGTGGCCCTCGTCCACGCCGTCGGCACGCCCGATGAAAGAGTTGAGTGGTTGCCGTTGCATGAAATCGATCATTCAGAGCACATTTCTCATCTCTCCTCTCTCTTCATCTCTCCCATCACCCGCCCCGGCTCGTTCGAGACTTTCCAGAACACCATCGCCCGCCTGCGCGCGCCCGACGGTTGCCCTTGGGATCGTGAGCAGACGCACCAGACTCTGCGCTCGCATTTGCTGGAAGAAGCTTACGAAACGTTGGCCGCCCTCGACGCTGGTGACCCGCAGATGTTGCGCGAAGAACTCGGCGACTTGCTTTTGCAAGTCGTCCTGCAAACGCAAATTGCCATTGACGACGGCGAGTTCCACATGGCCGACGTGATCGGCGACATCAACGCCAAGCTCATTCGCCGCCACCCGCACGTGTTCGGCGACCTGAAAGTGAGCGGGGCCGGGGAAGTGTTAGCGAATTGGGAAAAGCTCAAAGAACAGGAACGGGCGGGCAATTCTGAGAAGAAGAAAAACGGCCTGCTGTCCAGCATCCCGGCGGCCCTGCCTGCGCTGGCTCAGGCTCACACCTATCAATCTCGCGCCGCCCGCGTCGGCTTCGACTGGCCGGACGTGAGCGGCGTCAAGGCCAAGATTCACGAAGAGATGGCCGAGATCGAGTCGGCTGAAGGTGAGAAGGCGAGGGCCGAAGAGATGGGCGACCTGCTCTTTGCCATCGTCAACTGGACGCGCTGGCTGAACATTGATCCCGAAGTTGCCCTGCGTGAGGCCAACGAGAAGTTTGCCAAACGCTTTGCTTACGTGGAAGCCGGAGCAAAGGCGCAAGGCAGAGAATTGAGTGCGCTGACGTTGGAAGAGATGGATGTGTTGTGGGAAGAAGCGAAGAGGATGTAG